A stretch of the Flavobacterium sp. 5 genome encodes the following:
- a CDS encoding leucine-rich repeat domain-containing protein produces MKNVVALFLTVSFSISLFANVSNSEKNILIKLYQNTNGSQWIVKWDLNASVSTWYGVKIVNDKVVGINLSNNNLVGTLPAEITDLKNLVELDLFKNQISGTIPKDIGKLKKLQQLNLSFNKLSGSIPNSICEIEHLKGLMIFMNNLSGQLPSKIGNLKELEVVCLFNNQLSGELPTSLYDLQHLQELALSSNNFSGQISKNVENLVSLEKLSLFDNKMNGQIPFNIVKLDNLEKVNLAYNSFSGFVPNTLAQKDGFNLTMRNESGIAFKLEVVNTSRGVLAADE; encoded by the coding sequence ATGAAAAATGTAGTTGCATTATTTTTAACTGTTTCGTTTTCGATTTCCTTATTTGCTAATGTGTCAAATAGTGAAAAAAATATTTTGATTAAATTATATCAAAATACAAATGGTAGCCAATGGATTGTAAAATGGGACTTGAATGCTTCAGTTTCAACTTGGTATGGAGTTAAAATCGTAAATGATAAAGTTGTTGGAATTAATCTTTCTAACAATAATTTAGTTGGAACCTTACCAGCAGAAATTACTGATTTAAAAAATTTAGTAGAATTAGATTTATTCAAAAATCAAATTTCTGGTACAATACCTAAAGACATTGGTAAATTGAAAAAATTGCAACAATTAAATTTATCGTTTAATAAATTAAGCGGTTCTATACCAAATTCTATTTGCGAGATTGAACATTTAAAAGGACTAATGATTTTTATGAATAATCTTTCTGGACAATTGCCGAGTAAAATTGGAAATTTAAAAGAACTAGAAGTGGTTTGTTTATTTAATAATCAATTATCTGGAGAGCTTCCAACGTCTTTATATGACTTACAGCATTTGCAAGAATTGGCTTTAAGTAGTAATAACTTTTCTGGACAAATTAGTAAAAATGTTGAGAATTTAGTTTCACTAGAAAAATTAAGTTTATTTGATAATAAAATGAATGGACAAATACCTTTTAATATTGTTAAGTTAGATAATTTAGAAAAAGTAAATTTAGCTTATAATTCATTTTCAGGTTTTGTGCCTAATACTTTGGCTCAAAAAGACGGTTTTAATCTTACTATGAGAAATGAATCAGGTATTGCTTTTAAACTTGAAGTTGTAAATACGAGTAGAGGAGTTCTTGCAGCAGATGAATAA